The Candidatus Neomarinimicrobiota bacterium genomic sequence ATGGATGGCGACAGCCTAACACAACTCACTTTCGGAGGAAGTAACTTCTTCCCCGCCTGGAGCCCTGATGGCGAATGGATTGCATATGATAACACAAATTGCGGCTCACAAGTTGAACCTGCGCCCCCAAATTCGTGTGGCATCCTGATAATGAAAAGCGATGGCTTGAGTAAGAAACTCATTATAGGGGGCAGATTTCCAGATTGGTCCCCAGATGGAGATAACCTCGTTTTTGTTGGGCTTGGTAGTGAAATTTTTAACGTGACTATAAATGACACATCGGATGTGGTCCAGTTAACGTCGTTTCACCAAACCTATACCTATGTATCTGTTATAACTCCC encodes the following:
- a CDS encoding TolB family protein; amino-acid sequence: MDGDSLTQLTFGGSNFFPAWSPDGEWIAYDNTNCGSQVEPAPPNSCGILIMKSDGLSKKLIIGGRFPDWSPDGDNLVFVGLGSEIFNVTINDTSDVVQLTSFHQTYTYVSVITPRYNPDGSKIVFCSTTHDWFGIWVMDSSGGNLKRLDENGSYPSWSPDGKNIVYVGPQTTLWIMEADGSNKRQLTFRPKPG